A region of Polyangiaceae bacterium DNA encodes the following proteins:
- a CDS encoding universal stress protein, with protein sequence MVAPAPFMVEPDPAATTHSSVSREPEIKKRSTPYIVLVALDLSEPGGRAWRFAFDLADLRGGETEIHAVVIGARGLSPGIKDVATPRVSTMRAEDRPTSPPPLKILEHRSAGGEARLMAMHYRDGRPDKAIVQLASEIDADLIVVAGHPPTRLERWFGGPLADRIARNAPCPVVIVRQKRDETDPGVDEYVPRSLR encoded by the coding sequence ATGGTCGCACCCGCTCCGTTCATGGTAGAGCCCGACCCGGCTGCCACGACTCACTCAAGCGTCTCGCGCGAACCCGAAATCAAAAAACGTTCCACGCCCTATATCGTCCTCGTTGCGCTCGATCTTTCGGAGCCAGGCGGGCGTGCGTGGCGTTTTGCTTTTGACTTGGCCGATTTGCGCGGTGGGGAAACTGAAATTCACGCCGTGGTGATCGGCGCTCGGGGTCTTTCGCCGGGAATCAAAGACGTGGCAACGCCGCGCGTTTCGACTATGCGAGCCGAAGACCGGCCGACGTCCCCACCCCCGCTCAAGATCCTCGAACATCGTTCCGCGGGCGGCGAGGCACGCCTCATGGCAATGCATTATCGCGACGGGCGGCCCGACAAAGCCATTGTGCAGCTCGCATCGGAAATCGATGCCGACCTCATCGTGGTGGCAGGTCACCCGCCCACCCGCCTCGAGCGCTGGTTTGGAGGGCCCTTGGCGGACCGTATTGCACGAAATGCGCCATGCCCCGTGGTCATCGTGCGGCAAAAGCGGGATGAAACCGACCCAGGCGTGGACGAATACGTCCCGCGCTCATTGCGCTAA
- a CDS encoding adenylosuccinate lyase, translated as MIPRYTPQAFATLWAPQTRYAVWLDVELAACESLEAAGKVPTGTARSIRDKNLKLDPERIEEIERTVKHDVIAFLTHVEELAGPDARWLHLGMTSSDVLDTSLAVLLVRSADLLLERLDKLVEAFVKRASEHRRTPMIGRSHGMHAEPITFGLALAGHLAEMKRGRVRLRAAREEIAVGKIAGAVGTYAHLSPEIEERALASLGLRPETVSTQIVSRDRHAAFFSALAVIAAGIERFATNVRHWQRTEVAEAEESFTAGQKGSSAMPHKRNPILSENLCGLARMVRAAVIPALEDVALWHERDISHSSVERMIAPDATTTLGFMLERTTSLVNGLVVREEALRKNLERSGGLFFSEGILLALVETGLARQEAYVLVQRNAMQALSGAGTFRDLLASDPDIQKRLSKERIDQCFDLDHALSHVDGIVERATSAE; from the coding sequence ATGATCCCGCGATACACTCCGCAGGCTTTCGCAACGCTCTGGGCGCCCCAAACACGTTACGCAGTGTGGCTCGACGTGGAGCTCGCTGCGTGTGAGTCGTTGGAGGCGGCAGGCAAAGTACCCACCGGCACTGCTCGCTCGATCCGTGACAAGAACCTAAAGCTCGATCCGGAGCGCATCGAAGAGATCGAACGGACGGTCAAGCACGATGTCATCGCGTTTCTCACGCACGTCGAGGAGCTCGCGGGGCCCGACGCGCGATGGCTGCACCTCGGCATGACCTCGAGCGACGTGCTCGACACGAGCCTTGCCGTGCTGCTCGTCAGAAGTGCCGATCTCTTGCTCGAGCGTCTCGACAAACTCGTCGAAGCTTTCGTCAAACGAGCGAGCGAACATCGACGCACGCCGATGATCGGGCGAAGTCACGGCATGCATGCCGAACCGATCACGTTCGGTCTTGCGCTCGCGGGGCATCTTGCGGAGATGAAGCGGGGTCGCGTGCGCCTGCGTGCTGCACGCGAAGAAATCGCGGTCGGAAAAATTGCAGGCGCGGTCGGAACGTACGCGCACTTGTCGCCGGAAATCGAAGAACGAGCGCTCGCATCGCTGGGCCTTCGTCCAGAGACCGTTTCAACTCAAATTGTTTCTCGAGACAGACACGCCGCGTTTTTCTCGGCACTTGCGGTCATTGCAGCGGGCATTGAAAGGTTTGCGACGAACGTTCGTCATTGGCAGCGCACGGAAGTCGCCGAAGCCGAAGAGAGTTTTACTGCGGGGCAAAAGGGTTCGAGCGCCATGCCACACAAGCGCAATCCCATATTGAGCGAAAACTTGTGCGGGCTTGCGCGCATGGTGCGAGCGGCGGTGATTCCGGCGCTCGAAGACGTGGCGCTTTGGCACGAGCGGGACATTTCGCATTCGTCGGTCGAGCGTATGATTGCGCCGGACGCAACGACGACGCTGGGTTTCATGCTCGAACGGACGACGTCGCTCGTGAATGGGCTCGTGGTGCGCGAAGAGGCATTGCGGAAAAACCTGGAGCGATCGGGCGGGCTATTCTTCAGCGAAGGTATCTTGTTGGCGCTCGTGGAAACCGGTTTGGCAAGGCAAGAAGCGTACGTTTTGGTGCAGCGTAATGCAATGCAGGCGTTATCGGGAGCGGGGACGTTTCGGGACTTGTTGGCGAGCGATCCGGATATTCAGAAGCGGCTGAGCAAAGAGCGGATCGATCAATGTTTCGATTTGGATCATGCGCTGTCGCATGTGGATGGGATTGTGGAGAGGGCGACTTCAGCAGAATAA
- a CDS encoding ribbon-helix-helix protein, CopG family — MKVAISLPDELFHRLERRAKHLGISRSELLARAASAFLDEHLGQEVTASYNRAFAVDDSEMDACEATDRFRREGTRRALLAVEW, encoded by the coding sequence ATGAAGGTCGCAATCTCACTGCCGGATGAATTGTTCCATCGTCTCGAGCGGCGTGCGAAGCACCTGGGTATTTCCCGGAGCGAGCTGCTTGCGCGTGCTGCCAGCGCGTTCCTCGACGAACACCTGGGTCAAGAAGTGACGGCGTCCTACAATCGCGCATTTGCTGTGGACGACAGCGAAATGGACGCCTGCGAAGCGACGGATCGCTTTCGCCGCGAAGGAACACGACGCGCGCTTCTTGCAGTGGAGTGGTGA
- a CDS encoding UPF0175 family protein yields the protein MQLASGHSVAELERELRLVLAVKLFELKRVSIGQAADIAGLGKLAFMDELGRMGVAVISFDPDQLDKEFADV from the coding sequence ATGCAGCTCGCTTCCGGGCATTCAGTAGCCGAGCTCGAGCGGGAGCTGCGCCTGGTGCTGGCGGTAAAATTATTTGAGCTCAAACGCGTGTCCATTGGGCAAGCGGCAGACATTGCAGGTTTGGGGAAGCTGGCATTCATGGACGAGCTGGGCCGCATGGGTGTAGCCGTCATCAGCTTTGACCCAGACCAGCTCGACAAAGAGTTCGCGGATGTCTGA
- a CDS encoding macro domain-containing protein — protein MTIGQLVTPTLKLVRQIGEGAMGTVWKAENLKLGSFYAVKKLVREYADSEKSVARFKEEAQRAARISNPHVTKVFDYGVTTGDEPYIVMELLKGETLGACIKRCGALPAEEVADLIGQTADGLVAAHAEGIVHRDVKPANLFIVDNAGRPFIMIVDFGIAKQMDSPPTKTTTGLMIGTPAYMSPEQYLNPKEVDHRSDLWSLGIVAYEAMTGTRPFDGPTIFTLATAITEYPFTPPSEIKPDLPKAIDDWMLKALAKRREDRFASAMEMAEALMKIAPPPRRQSYTSWPPKPEPASDVPTAIMKPLQHVFINPADTSGDAPFSMDSTVIDNPPAAMPALFIARRGDMKTLPFPRERAPMLVARTFDAAMVARIEAGILPRTADDPWFVFAENNRVYFYRSPAGTPMYEVVLEPTPSGGKRISEAWVAANRRPMQNTQRLSQLFDELFDKESPPVSIRFDTTPPAQRIWIYEGDILTLGVDALVNAADPSLLGGAGLDGDVHRAAGSGLLAECRGLGGCHMGEAKMTKGHSLMAKHVIHTVGPVWTGGSTVERFKLAACYANSLALAAKAELRTIAFPSISTGTKRFPLDEAASIAAKATLDFLAKKTSVELVVFCTFTPAHTNAARRALARAIGG, from the coding sequence ATGACCATCGGACAACTCGTTACACCGACGCTCAAACTCGTACGCCAGATCGGCGAAGGCGCGATGGGTACAGTATGGAAGGCCGAGAACCTGAAGCTCGGGTCATTCTACGCGGTCAAGAAGTTGGTGCGCGAATACGCCGACAGTGAGAAGTCGGTAGCTCGCTTCAAAGAGGAAGCGCAACGCGCAGCTCGCATAAGCAATCCACACGTCACGAAAGTATTCGATTATGGTGTGACGACTGGCGATGAACCCTACATCGTGATGGAGTTGCTCAAGGGCGAGACGCTCGGTGCCTGCATCAAACGTTGTGGAGCGTTGCCGGCGGAGGAAGTGGCCGATTTGATTGGCCAAACCGCCGATGGGCTCGTCGCCGCACACGCCGAGGGAATCGTGCATCGCGACGTCAAGCCTGCAAATCTATTCATCGTCGACAACGCGGGCCGACCCTTCATCATGATCGTCGATTTCGGCATTGCCAAACAAATGGACTCGCCGCCGACGAAAACGACCACCGGGCTCATGATCGGAACTCCCGCATACATGAGCCCCGAGCAATACTTGAATCCGAAAGAGGTCGATCATCGCTCCGATTTGTGGTCTCTGGGCATCGTTGCATACGAAGCAATGACGGGAACGCGACCTTTTGATGGCCCGACGATATTCACCCTGGCGACGGCCATTACCGAATATCCGTTTACACCACCCAGCGAAATCAAACCGGATTTGCCCAAGGCCATTGACGACTGGATGTTGAAAGCACTCGCCAAACGCCGCGAGGATCGTTTTGCGTCCGCCATGGAGATGGCCGAGGCGCTCATGAAGATCGCACCTCCACCGAGACGACAATCCTACACGTCGTGGCCGCCCAAACCGGAGCCAGCAAGCGACGTTCCGACGGCGATCATGAAGCCTCTGCAACATGTTTTCATCAACCCTGCAGATACATCGGGCGATGCTCCGTTTTCCATGGATTCGACGGTGATCGACAATCCACCCGCGGCAATGCCGGCGCTCTTCATTGCGCGACGCGGTGACATGAAGACGCTGCCTTTTCCTCGAGAAAGGGCGCCCATGCTGGTCGCGCGGACGTTCGACGCAGCCATGGTCGCACGAATCGAAGCGGGCATCCTACCGCGAACGGCCGACGACCCATGGTTCGTCTTCGCAGAAAACAATCGCGTTTACTTTTATCGTAGTCCTGCGGGCACGCCCATGTACGAGGTGGTGCTCGAACCAACGCCGAGCGGAGGCAAACGTATTTCAGAAGCATGGGTTGCCGCCAATCGAAGGCCCATGCAAAATACGCAACGCTTGTCGCAACTCTTCGACGAGCTCTTCGACAAGGAATCGCCGCCCGTTTCGATACGTTTCGATACGACGCCACCTGCGCAGCGCATTTGGATTTACGAGGGCGACATCCTCACGCTTGGTGTCGATGCCCTCGTCAACGCTGCCGACCCCTCACTGCTTGGTGGAGCCGGGCTCGACGGTGACGTTCATCGAGCGGCAGGGTCGGGACTTTTGGCAGAATGCCGCGGGCTGGGTGGTTGCCACATGGGGGAAGCGAAAATGACCAAAGGGCATTCGCTCATGGCCAAGCATGTGATTCACACGGTGGGACCGGTATGGACCGGAGGATCGACGGTCGAGCGGTTCAAGCTCGCCGCTTGTTATGCCAATAGCCTTGCGCTCGCCGCCAAGGCGGAATTACGAACGATTGCATTTCCGAGCATCTCGACGGGTACAAAACGATTTCCGCTCGATGAAGCAGCGTCCATTGCGGCCAAGGCGACGCTCGATTTTCTCGCCAAGAAGACATCGGTGGAGCTCGTCGTCTTTTGCACGTTCACGCCTGCGCATACGAATGCCGCACGGCGGGCTTTGGCAAGGGCGATTGGCGGGTAG
- a CDS encoding protein kinase gives MSTDMITPGMVIAGRYRIVKQLGEGGVGAVFLVQHVHTDERLALKVLHTQVAMDPTTIERFRTEARAPARIDSDHIVRVTDADVAPELGGAPFLVMEFLRGRDLGAETEARHKLHPKEVVLYLRQTARALDKAHGIGIVHRDLKPENIFLTVREDGTPCIKLLDFGIAKITGSAATSGVSQSKTKTGAVFGTPLYMAPEQARAHAHLIGPHTDVWALGLIAARLLLGGDYWQAETLSDLIVQIVVDPIPAPSERGSTFGPAFDAWFLRCCQRDHTQRFRSAGEAITELAAALGIAEGPQLAVDVTEILQKAQAAEGKAPQTLVGAPIPAVAAQSGAPLLTTPAAPISITPAGGAMLAHATAAMGSTMLASETSTVPLGQTNPPKGTSGSKLAALAAAAIVIVGLVGIAAFFGMRSNGTGQATAAPEPPPLPLPSAMQKPQETPTVATALPEVSAPVASETPAPTTSAVATAVPTATATAIPAIRTTSTTSKSIPTGSQTTKKPSDDDLMSGRK, from the coding sequence ATGAGCACCGACATGATCACGCCGGGGATGGTCATCGCCGGTCGGTATCGCATCGTCAAACAGCTTGGAGAAGGCGGCGTGGGGGCCGTTTTTCTCGTGCAACACGTCCACACGGACGAACGCTTGGCGCTCAAAGTGTTGCACACGCAAGTGGCGATGGATCCGACGACGATCGAGCGATTTCGCACCGAAGCTCGTGCGCCGGCGCGGATCGACAGCGATCACATCGTACGCGTGACGGACGCCGACGTTGCTCCCGAGCTTGGTGGAGCGCCGTTTCTCGTGATGGAATTTCTGCGCGGCCGCGACCTCGGAGCGGAAACCGAAGCTCGGCACAAGTTGCACCCCAAAGAAGTGGTGCTCTACCTGCGACAAACCGCGCGAGCGCTCGACAAAGCGCACGGCATCGGGATCGTGCACCGCGATCTCAAGCCTGAAAACATCTTCCTCACGGTGCGCGAAGACGGCACGCCGTGCATCAAGCTGCTCGACTTCGGCATCGCGAAGATCACGGGTAGCGCAGCAACGAGTGGCGTGAGCCAGTCGAAGACGAAGACGGGTGCGGTGTTCGGCACGCCGCTCTACATGGCACCCGAGCAAGCACGAGCGCATGCACATTTGATTGGACCTCATACGGATGTGTGGGCACTCGGGCTCATCGCCGCGCGACTGTTGCTCGGTGGCGACTACTGGCAAGCGGAGACGTTGTCGGACCTCATCGTGCAGATCGTCGTCGACCCGATTCCTGCGCCCAGTGAGCGAGGCAGCACGTTCGGTCCTGCGTTCGATGCGTGGTTCTTGCGCTGTTGCCAGCGTGATCATACGCAGCGGTTTCGTTCGGCGGGCGAGGCGATCACCGAGCTTGCTGCAGCGCTTGGCATCGCGGAAGGTCCGCAACTCGCCGTCGACGTGACCGAGATTCTTCAGAAGGCGCAGGCCGCTGAAGGGAAAGCGCCGCAAACGCTCGTGGGAGCGCCGATTCCAGCGGTCGCTGCGCAAAGTGGTGCACCGCTGCTCACGACACCGGCCGCGCCTATTTCGATTACGCCGGCGGGTGGAGCCATGCTCGCGCACGCGACGGCTGCAATGGGCTCGACGATGCTCGCGTCGGAAACATCGACGGTTCCACTAGGACAAACCAATCCGCCCAAGGGTACGTCCGGAAGCAAGCTTGCTGCATTGGCTGCGGCGGCTATCGTCATCGTTGGTCTAGTGGGCATTGCGGCGTTTTTCGGTATGCGGAGCAATGGAACGGGCCAAGCGACCGCTGCTCCCGAACCACCGCCATTGCCGTTGCCGTCGGCAATGCAGAAACCTCAGGAAACTCCAACCGTCGCCACCGCCCTGCCGGAAGTGTCGGCACCGGTTGCCAGCGAAACGCCCGCGCCCACGACGAGCGCCGTGGCGACCGCTGTGCCCACCGCCACGGCGACTGCCATTCCCGCGATTCGGACTACGAGCACGACAAGCAAATCGATCCCCACGGGATCCCAAACGACGAAGAAGCCTAGCGATGACGACCTCATGTCTGGCCGCAAGTAA
- the ggt gene encoding gamma-glutamyltransferase, whose amino-acid sequence MLLRRFSTCFLLALCTCAAPKPSRVDEIAPAPTVSANPAAPESASASASAAPPPPPSVDAYPDPPPPNPPITLATGGKRAIRGEAGLVTTVEANATRIGADVLRRGGNAIDAAVAVAYALAVTHPSAGNIGGGGLLLVRLANGEAHVVDFRETAPALGATTEKVLAMLDRDGGIGLRSAGVPGTVAGLSLALERFGTMKLADLVAPAIGLAQKGFKLGSRQALTVAWNWEKLKHDPAARVIWGRGKKPLGEGEIVRQKDLARTLSLIAEQGPKAFYEGSIAQTIDAAMQKGGGYIAAKDLADYRAKLRKPLRFSYRGFTVDTAPPPSMGGIAFALIMRTLERTRAHEHSPGSADSIHLFVEASRRAYAERRLVGVDPEFGPADLESRLAAFLSGAHLASRKPAIDPAHATPSADIAVAAEESRESPETTHFSIVDAKGNAVSCTYTLSAGFGSKVVIPKTGILLGNALGGFSKDGVNVVAPGKRMATSMTPTVVTQNGRLVLVLGSPGGDTIPNTVAQVMRNLVDWGMTIDEAIGAGRVHHQFMPDKLRIEKQRSLPKSVLAELVKRGHTIEPSGLTQGDANDILVDAATGIAYGYADPREGGAAEGIQKSEMARAGN is encoded by the coding sequence ATGCTTCTCCGTCGCTTTTCCACCTGTTTCCTCCTCGCATTGTGCACCTGCGCTGCGCCAAAACCGTCACGCGTCGACGAGATTGCACCAGCACCCACGGTCTCTGCCAACCCCGCAGCGCCTGAATCCGCATCTGCGTCTGCGTCCGCCGCTCCGCCGCCTCCACCAAGCGTCGATGCGTATCCGGATCCGCCACCACCGAATCCGCCCATTACACTTGCTACCGGCGGAAAACGCGCGATACGCGGCGAAGCTGGGCTCGTCACCACCGTCGAAGCAAACGCGACGCGCATCGGTGCCGATGTTTTGCGACGCGGCGGCAACGCGATCGATGCAGCCGTCGCCGTCGCATACGCTCTTGCGGTCACGCATCCGAGCGCTGGGAACATTGGCGGCGGCGGGCTTTTGCTCGTACGGCTCGCAAACGGCGAAGCGCATGTCGTCGATTTTCGCGAGACTGCACCGGCGCTCGGAGCGACCACCGAAAAGGTCCTCGCAATGCTCGACCGCGATGGTGGCATAGGCCTGCGTTCGGCCGGAGTTCCAGGGACCGTGGCGGGTTTGTCGTTGGCACTCGAACGATTCGGTACGATGAAATTGGCCGATCTCGTGGCGCCTGCGATTGGTCTTGCGCAAAAAGGTTTCAAGCTGGGCTCGAGACAGGCGCTCACGGTGGCGTGGAATTGGGAGAAACTGAAACACGATCCGGCGGCTCGAGTCATATGGGGGCGCGGAAAAAAACCGCTCGGTGAAGGTGAAATCGTGCGCCAAAAAGATTTGGCCCGCACATTGTCGCTCATTGCTGAACAAGGTCCAAAAGCGTTTTACGAAGGAAGCATTGCGCAAACGATCGATGCGGCCATGCAAAAAGGTGGCGGATACATCGCGGCGAAAGACCTGGCCGATTACCGCGCCAAACTTCGCAAACCGCTGCGGTTTTCTTACCGCGGTTTTACCGTGGACACGGCTCCACCTCCGTCGATGGGAGGCATTGCATTCGCGCTCATCATGCGCACGCTCGAGCGAACGCGCGCGCACGAACATTCACCGGGGTCGGCGGATTCCATTCATTTGTTCGTCGAAGCATCCAGGCGCGCTTACGCCGAAAGACGCCTCGTGGGCGTCGATCCCGAATTTGGCCCGGCGGATCTCGAAAGTCGGCTGGCCGCATTTCTTTCGGGCGCGCACCTGGCCTCGAGAAAACCAGCCATCGATCCCGCTCACGCAACGCCTTCGGCGGATATTGCCGTGGCCGCCGAGGAAAGTCGAGAATCGCCGGAAACGACGCACTTTTCCATCGTCGATGCAAAAGGTAATGCGGTTTCTTGCACCTATACATTGTCTGCCGGTTTTGGATCGAAGGTGGTCATTCCCAAAACGGGCATTTTGCTCGGCAATGCACTCGGTGGTTTTTCCAAGGACGGTGTCAATGTCGTCGCGCCGGGTAAGCGTATGGCCACGTCCATGACACCCACGGTCGTCACCCAGAATGGTCGCCTCGTCCTGGTGCTCGGTTCACCTGGCGGCGATACCATTCCGAATACGGTCGCACAGGTCATGCGAAACCTGGTCGATTGGGGCATGACCATCGACGAGGCCATTGGCGCGGGGCGCGTGCATCACCAATTCATGCCGGACAAACTTCGTATCGAAAAGCAGCGCTCGCTCCCGAAAAGCGTTCTCGCTGAATTGGTCAAACGTGGACACACCATCGAACCGAGCGGGTTGACACAGGGAGATGCCAACGATATCCTGGTCGATGCAGCGACGGGCATTGCGTATGGGTATGCCGATCCGCGAGAAGGGGGCGCTGCGGAAGGCATCCAAAAATCGGAAATGGCAAGAGCCGGTAATTAG
- a CDS encoding addiction module protein → MSHADVARILALSVEERLRLIELIWESLNANSAEIPLSDAHLEILAERMAEHERDPDDVITHEELLTMVRRRR, encoded by the coding sequence ATGAGCCACGCCGACGTCGCCAGAATACTCGCACTGTCCGTCGAAGAACGCCTGCGCTTGATCGAGCTCATCTGGGAAAGTCTCAACGCGAATTCCGCAGAGATACCCTTGAGTGATGCGCATCTCGAAATTCTCGCCGAACGTATGGCCGAGCACGAACGGGATCCCGATGATGTCATTACCCATGAAGAACTGCTTACCATGGTGCGTCGTCGACGATGA
- a CDS encoding DUF2088 domain-containing protein, whose product MSHPSVVTIDSRSAPRVLFSGDKLVEVDLPTGTRVIYPKPPLKPLKDVDAAIRYAINHPYNSEPLYAKLRPGMKVTIAVDDISLPLPPMRRPDIRERVLTIVLDLLADYGVDDIEIIIATSVHRRMKDFEVRHMVGDKIFKAFWPKKLYNHDAENLANMKYLGTTDFGEEVELNRRAVESDLIIYVNLNLVPMDGGHKSVAVGLCGYRSLRAHHNPRVMRNCHSYMDPSSSELNTSVVRMGRLTNKKLNVFTIETTVNNRMFDTPLEFLAKNEDDLTRTEKNALRALRFSLDTLPQPARQAIFQRVPSPFGVTGVFAGETEAVHEHTLKRSYEQYLVPVVGQADILITGIPYISPYNVNSFLNPLLVQVMANGYLFNLYKGVPMVKKGGTMIILHPCTDLFDNDHHAPYIEFVHRLLPHTRDAMELHKEWEPKFAKNPAYIEMYRYGNSYHPTHPFFMWYWGEAGRQHLGRMIVVGADNEYIPQLLGWETARTMDEALRMAKQTAPPDPNIMALHCPPIFMTEMSAERHRSPIAALPSE is encoded by the coding sequence ATGAGCCATCCCAGTGTCGTCACGATCGACAGTCGCAGCGCACCCCGCGTCCTCTTTTCGGGCGATAAGCTCGTCGAGGTCGACTTGCCGACGGGCACGCGCGTCATCTATCCCAAGCCGCCCCTCAAGCCGCTGAAAGACGTCGACGCGGCCATTCGTTACGCGATCAATCATCCGTACAATTCCGAGCCGCTTTACGCAAAGCTCAGACCGGGCATGAAGGTCACGATTGCAGTGGACGACATTTCGCTGCCGCTGCCGCCCATGAGACGCCCGGACATTCGCGAACGCGTGCTCACGATCGTGCTCGATTTGCTCGCCGATTACGGTGTCGACGACATTGAAATCATCATTGCCACGAGCGTGCATCGCCGCATGAAGGATTTCGAGGTGCGGCACATGGTCGGGGACAAGATCTTCAAGGCCTTCTGGCCGAAGAAGCTTTACAACCACGACGCCGAAAACCTCGCCAACATGAAGTACCTCGGTACGACCGACTTTGGCGAAGAGGTGGAGCTCAATCGGCGAGCGGTCGAAAGCGACCTCATCATTTACGTGAACCTGAATCTCGTGCCCATGGACGGCGGACACAAATCCGTCGCCGTCGGGCTTTGCGGTTATCGGAGCTTGCGCGCGCACCACAATCCGCGCGTGATGCGAAACTGCCATTCGTACATGGACCCGAGCTCGTCCGAGCTGAATACGAGCGTCGTGCGCATGGGCAGGCTCACCAACAAAAAGCTCAATGTGTTCACCATCGAGACGACGGTCAACAACCGCATGTTCGACACGCCGCTCGAGTTTTTGGCGAAAAACGAAGACGACCTCACGCGTACCGAGAAAAACGCATTGCGAGCTTTGCGGTTTTCGCTCGACACATTGCCGCAACCGGCCCGCCAAGCCATTTTTCAGCGTGTTCCGTCGCCGTTCGGCGTCACGGGCGTATTCGCTGGAGAAACGGAAGCCGTCCACGAGCACACGCTGAAGCGCAGCTACGAGCAATACCTGGTTCCCGTCGTTGGCCAAGCGGATATTTTGATTACGGGCATTCCGTACATCAGCCCGTACAACGTCAATTCGTTCCTCAATCCGCTGCTCGTGCAGGTCATGGCGAACGGTTACTTGTTCAATCTCTACAAGGGCGTCCCGATGGTCAAGAAAGGCGGCACGATGATCATTTTGCATCCGTGCACCGACCTATTCGACAACGACCATCATGCGCCGTACATCGAATTCGTGCATCGCCTCTTGCCGCACACGCGCGACGCGATGGAGCTGCACAAGGAATGGGAGCCCAAGTTTGCGAAAAACCCGGCATACATCGAGATGTACCGCTATGGGAATTCGTATCACCCGACGCACCCGTTCTTCATGTGGTACTGGGGCGAAGCGGGGCGCCAGCACCTCGGTCGAATGATCGTGGTGGGCGCGGACAACGAATACATTCCGCAGCTCCTCGGCTGGGAAACGGCGCGGACGATGGACGAAGCGCTGCGTATGGCCAAGCAGACGGCGCCTCCGGACCCGAACATCATGGCGCTGCATTGCCCGCCCATTTTCATGACGGAAATGTCGGCGGAAAGGCATCGTTCTCCCATTGCCGCACTTCCGTCGGAGTGA
- a CDS encoding type II toxin-antitoxin system PemK/MazF family toxin: MHRGEVWWADLGEPRGSEPGMRRPVLIVQDDLLTASALRTVMIVPLTSNMKRAQAIGNVVLQPRDTGLDRPSVALVCQVMTIDKEFLTELCGSIPARMRRMLDKGLALALSLSHTFE, translated from the coding sequence ATGCATCGGGGTGAGGTTTGGTGGGCAGACTTGGGCGAACCTCGCGGTTCGGAGCCAGGCATGAGGCGACCGGTGCTGATCGTGCAGGACGATCTACTGACGGCGAGTGCTCTCCGAACGGTCATGATTGTGCCGCTCACGAGCAACATGAAGCGAGCGCAGGCCATCGGTAACGTGGTGCTTCAGCCACGTGACACGGGTCTCGATCGCCCAAGCGTGGCGCTCGTCTGCCAAGTAATGACCATCGACAAGGAGTTCTTAACGGAGCTTTGTGGCAGCATTCCTGCACGGATGCGTCGAATGCTCGACAAGGGGCTCGCACTCGCTTTGTCGTTGTCGCACACATTCGAATAA
- a CDS encoding type II toxin-antitoxin system RelE/ParE family toxin, with product MTLVYRKRVGDEVSAIYEWYESQRQGLGEEFIADFDAVVAMIVEFPQSFTRVNEKVRRANFKRFPYSVFYQVESKRIVVLSVIHQSRDSHIWPLPRKRTR from the coding sequence ATGACTCTCGTTTATCGAAAACGTGTAGGTGACGAAGTAAGCGCAATTTACGAATGGTACGAAAGTCAACGTCAGGGACTTGGTGAAGAATTCATTGCAGACTTCGATGCTGTCGTTGCCATGATTGTGGAATTTCCACAATCATTTACTCGCGTCAACGAGAAGGTTCGACGTGCGAATTTTAAACGATTTCCCTACAGTGTGTTTTACCAAGTAGAATCAAAGCGAATCGTCGTGCTTTCCGTTATTCATCAATCGCGCGATTCGCACATTTGGCCGCTCCCGCGCAAGCGTACTCGATAG